The genomic interval CAAGGCCGACCGCTGGATCGGCTTCGACCAGGCAGAAGCAGCACTTGTCCGTCTGAATGCCTTGCTGGCCTATCCGCCGCGCGACCGCATGCCCTGCCTGCTGATCTATGGCGACACCGGCATGGGCAAGACCAAGATCGTGCGCAAGTTCGAGCGTGCGCACCCGGCCACATTCTGCCAATCGACCGGCGTGACCAACAGGCCCGTTGTCGTGGCGCAAGTGCCCTCGGAGCCGATCGAGCGCGACCTCTATCGCGAACTGCTGACCAGCCTGCAGGCTCCCGCCCTGGTCGGCGGCACGCTTGCCCGCGAGAAAGACATCTGCCGCTCGCTGCTGCGCACCGTCGGCGCCAGGATGATCGTGCTCGACGAGGTCAATGGCATGCTGGCCGGCACCTATCGGCAGCAGAGGATATTTCTGAATGCGCTGCGGTTTCTCGCAAATGACCTGAGAGTGCCGCTTGTCTGCGCCGGCACCGACCTGGCGCGCCAGGCCCTGCTCACCGACGCGCAGCTCGCCGAGCGCTTCGAGGCATTTCATCTCAAGCCCTGGAAGAACAATCACGCCTTTGCGCGGCTCTTGAAGAGCCTGGCTGGCATCCTGCCGCTGCGTGCCGCGTCCGATCTCGAAAGCGACGTCGTCCGTGGGCGGGTCCACATGCTCACCAGCGGCGTCACGGCCCGGACTTTCCGGCTGATCGAAACGGCCGCCGAGGAGGCGATCCGGTCGGGACGGGAACGGCTCGATCGGATGAGCTTCGGCGACGATCTCGTCCTGCCGCTTGTGTCGATGACCCGATCTGTGCGCGGACGGGCGGCTCCGGGGATGACCCAGATGGCGGGGGAATGATGCAAGGGCGTCTGCCTGTGGCGCCACGGCCCTATCGCGACGAATTGCTGTCGTCGTGGCTGGCACGGGTGGCATGCCGCTATGGCCTGACGGCGCGCGAACTGGCAGGCCATTTCGCCGCCGGCGGCAATGGCCTGTCCTCGTTCCAGCCGATCGACGACAGGGCGCCGCTGGCGGGGCAGACGAGGGTGTGGGCGCAGGCTTGCGGTGTCGACCCCGAGCGACTGGAGCGCCTGTCCTTGAGCAGGCGTTATCCGCGGCGTCCCCGGTCATGGTACGCGCGCCGGGGACCGGAATGGGCGCCATCGGCAATGACCGGGTCATGCCCGGTCTGTTTCGCCTGCTTCGCAGCCGATCGTGACGCAGGTCGCGATGCCTATCTACGAGCCGGCTGGATGCTTGCCGAGCGCTGCATCTGCCCGATCCACGACCGGCTGCTTTACGATCGCTGCGTGTCGTGCCACCGGCGTCTTTCCGTGGCTTTCCGCTTGCTTGACGGGGGCGCGCGCCCCGTCTGCAGCTCTTGCGGCCTGATTCTGATCGATAGGGGAGGGGAGGGCGGCCGCCCGCAGGACCGTGCCTTGTTGGGAAGGGCGCTTGCGGTCCAGCAGCGGATCTCAGTGACCGTCAAACAAGCTCCCGAAGAGCAGCAGCTTGAAAAGGCGCTTGCGACCCTCTGGGCGCCGCTTGACCATGCTGCAGCGGCGCGACCCGTGCTGGCGCTCTGGATCAATGAACCCGGCTGGCGCTGTCCCACGAAGCCAGGCATGCCGTCGGCGCCGAAGCGCCGCTCGGACAGCTGCCGGTGCGCTGGCGCTTTTTCACCCTGCTTGCCCTGGACGATGTTTTCGGCGCCGAACTGCGCCTGGACCGTGAGATGGGGGCCGCCGCGGCTCACCTGGTCCGGCGTGCCGCAGCACCCAAAATTCGCACCGGAGCCCGGCCGCCGCGACCGCCGGCCAGGCGATTCAGTAATGCTGAGACTACGTGCTTTGGCACGCAGTCTCACGAATTCCGATTCAGCCAGTCCACAATGGCGCTCCGGGAATCTCATAATGGTGCGCGAGATTTCCGCCCAAGCCCTTGAGATTCATCTGGCCGCACAAGGACGCGCGAGATGTCGTCCGCGCGCCCGATTGGCGTGAATTTCCGCATTCTGCGCGACGAGAGAGGCCATCCTGGAGGCCGCTGTCCGGGGATTAAGCGCAAAGGCGGTCCGCTCAATGACTGCGAATTTTCGTCGATTTGATGCCAAAACGGGGCTGTCCGGCGGTGAAACGCCAGCGACAACGGGCATCCTCTCTATAAAGGGCAAAACGACTGATAAGGCAACATTATCACGCGTTGTTATCCCCCGACAGGTGCGGCGGTTTTGGCGATTTTTGATGCCATAAGCGCCGCAATCGGCATAAGCTTCGCCATGCCCCCGCGCGCGCGAACTCTCCCGGAAGCCCCGCCGACCGTCCCGCCCGCACCGAGCTGGGCGCGCCAGGTCGCGTCCGCACAAGCCGCTGATGATGCGATGTTTTTGGCCGGTGGCGCGCTCGCCGCACTCCACCCCATCGCGCGCAGCGAACACCCGCTCGGCCAGCTCTGGCGATATCGATTAGCGCTCGCCAGCGCCGCTGTGCTCGCCCGGAACAGTGGGCGCCGCGAGGACGAGGCTTCCCTGCGCGACGCCTGGTATCTGCGCCGCACGACCGATGATCCCGGCCCGGGCGGGCGCATCCTCGCGGCCTGGCGCCAGCTCGGCGCGCGCGCCGCCATGGCGCCGGACGACTGGCTGATGACGCTGTCCGTTCGGTTCGAGCTGCGCGTCGACACTGCGCTCAAGGATGTCGTCACAGCCGCGACACAACTCGCGGCCGGACAGGGCAGCGCCGTCGCGGCCGCCGCCGAAATCGCGGCGCTGAGCCTGCGCTTCGTGCCGGCAAGCGAGCCGCTGGCCCTGTGGCTGGCCGACGTCGTGCTCGCTCACCGCCTGAACTGGCCGATCGCCGTGCCGCTGATCGCGAGCCAGGTCCGCCGCGCCGATCTGCGCGCTGCCGGCAAGGCGGGCGGCGTTGACGACGCCTGGCTTTCGGCCTGCGCCCTGGCCTATGCGCGCGCCGCCGCGGCCGCAGCGGAGCTCTACGCCGACCTCGTGCGACGGGCCAACCGGCTGCTGGCGGTGGCGCCAAAACTGCGCGGCAAGGACGCCGACAGGATGGTGGGGATCCTGCTGATGGAGGACGCGCAAGCCGCCGGCGCCGGCCCGTCCGCGAGCGACCGTTCGACGCGGCGGCTGTTCGAACGGCTGGTGTTGCTTGGTGCGGTGCGCGAGCTCACGGGACGGCCGACCTTCCGACTGTACGGGCTCTGAGATGGGGCGGCGCGCGCGAGCCAAAGCGGATCTCGACACGGAGCTCACCGAGCTGCCGCCGGAGCTGCGCTGGCGCGAATGGATGGGCCGGGTCGAGGCCGTGATCTTCGCCGCACCCGCGCCGGTGACCCGCGAGACCCTGGCGCGCGTCGTCGGCCGCGACTGCAGCCTCGATCTGATCATCGACGACATCCGCGCCGAGCTGCGCGGCCGGCCCTACGAGCTCGTCTCAGTGGCCGGCGGCTGGCAGCACCGCACCCGGAAAAACTTTGGCGATGCGATCCGCGCGGCGATCGGCGGCGCGAGCGATGGCAAGGCGCTGTCGCAGTCCGAGACGCTGATCCTCGCCTGCATCGCCTATTACCAGCCGATCACCCGCAGCGAGCTGTCCGCCTTCTTCGGCAAGGAGGTCAGCCGCGATACCATCGCCCGTCTGCGCGGATTAGACTTCATCGCGCGCGGCCCGCGGAGCCCGCAACCCGGCGCGCCCTACACCTATGTGACCACCAAGGGGTTTTTGGTGCAGTTCGGCCTGGAGACGCTGCGCGATCTTCCAAACATGGAGGCGCTGGAGGACGCCGGCCTG from Bradyrhizobium sp. CCGUVB1N3 carries:
- a CDS encoding TniB family NTP-binding protein, with the protein product MRGEGTYEHLDERYRRYAALPDDERIAWIKADRWIGFDQAEAALVRLNALLAYPPRDRMPCLLIYGDTGMGKTKIVRKFERAHPATFCQSTGVTNRPVVVAQVPSEPIERDLYRELLTSLQAPALVGGTLAREKDICRSLLRTVGARMIVLDEVNGMLAGTYRQQRIFLNALRFLANDLRVPLVCAGTDLARQALLTDAQLAERFEAFHLKPWKNNHAFARLLKSLAGILPLRAASDLESDVVRGRVHMLTSGVTARTFRLIETAAEEAIRSGRERLDRMSFGDDLVLPLVSMTRSVRGRAAPGMTQMAGE
- a CDS encoding TniQ family protein, giving the protein MQGRLPVAPRPYRDELLSSWLARVACRYGLTARELAGHFAAGGNGLSSFQPIDDRAPLAGQTRVWAQACGVDPERLERLSLSRRYPRRPRSWYARRGPEWAPSAMTGSCPVCFACFAADRDAGRDAYLRAGWMLAERCICPIHDRLLYDRCVSCHRRLSVAFRLLDGGARPVCSSCGLILIDRGGEGGRPQDRALLGRALAVQQRISVTVKQAPEEQQLEKALATLWAPLDHAAAARPVLALWINEPGWRCPTKPGMPSAPKRRSDSCRCAGAFSPCLPWTMFSAPNCAWTVRWGPPRLTWSGVPQHPKFAPEPGRRDRRPGDSVMLRLRALARSLTNSDSASPQWRSGNLIMVREISAQALEIHLAAQGRARCRPRARLA
- a CDS encoding DUF1403 family protein, with the translated sequence MPPRARTLPEAPPTVPPAPSWARQVASAQAADDAMFLAGGALAALHPIARSEHPLGQLWRYRLALASAAVLARNSGRREDEASLRDAWYLRRTTDDPGPGGRILAAWRQLGARAAMAPDDWLMTLSVRFELRVDTALKDVVTAATQLAAGQGSAVAAAAEIAALSLRFVPASEPLALWLADVVLAHRLNWPIAVPLIASQVRRADLRAAGKAGGVDDAWLSACALAYARAAAAAAELYADLVRRANRLLAVAPKLRGKDADRMVGILLMEDAQAAGAGPSASDRSTRRLFERLVLLGAVRELTGRPTFRLYGL
- a CDS encoding SMC-Scp complex subunit ScpB, which translates into the protein MGRRARAKADLDTELTELPPELRWREWMGRVEAVIFAAPAPVTRETLARVVGRDCSLDLIIDDIRAELRGRPYELVSVAGGWQHRTRKNFGDAIRAAIGGASDGKALSQSETLILACIAYYQPITRSELSAFFGKEVSRDTIARLRGLDFIARGPRSPQPGAPYTYVTTKGFLVQFGLETLRDLPNMEALEDAGLLSKDKMLAGELPALASDEEADEVEADPEEDDDAA